The following coding sequences are from one Lepisosteus oculatus isolate fLepOcu1 chromosome 19, fLepOcu1.hap2, whole genome shotgun sequence window:
- the tmem11 gene encoding transmembrane protein 11, mitochondrial, producing MAAWGRRRGVPVNRERGVMSTTDCYIVHEIYNGENAQDQFEYELEQALEAQYKYIVIEPTRIGDETARWVTVGNCLHKTAVLSGVACLLTPLSLPLEYSRYIALPAGAASVACAALYGISWQFDPCCKYQVEYDSQKLSRLPLHTLTSSTPVVLVRKDDIHRKRLHNTIALAALAYCVKKIYELYVV from the exons ATGGCGGCGTGGGGAAGGAGGCGCGGTGTCCCAGTCAACAGGGAGAG GGGTGTGATGTCCACTACGGACTGCTACATCGTCCACGAGATCTACAACGGGGAGAATGCCCAGGACCAGTTTGAGTACGAGCTGGAGCAGGCTCTGGAGGCCCAGTACAAGTACATCGTGATCGAGCCCACCCGCATCGGGGACGAGACGGCGCGCTGGGTCACCGTGGGCAACTGCCTGCACAAGACCGCCGTGCTGTCCGGCGTGGCCTGCCTGCTCACCCCGCTGTCCCTGCCGCTGGAGTACTCGCGCTACATCGCCTTGCCGGCGGGGGCGGCCAGCGTGGCCTGCGCGGCGCTCTACGGCATCTCCTGGCAGTTCGACCCCTGCTGCAAGTACCAAGTGGAGTACGACAGCCAGAAACTGTCCCGCCTGCCCCTCCATACGCTCACTTCCTCCACCCCCGTGGTGCTGGTGAGGAAGGATGACATTCACAGAAAGAGACTCCACAACACGATAGCGCTGGCCGCCCTGGCTTACTGCGTAAAGAAGATTTATGAACTCTATGTCGtatga